Proteins encoded within one genomic window of bacterium:
- a CDS encoding fibronectin type III domain-containing protein, with the protein MGKTFRLGVKIFISIFLFSLLVPFQTVKAKERIKLSSLSQDFGPTSVLDLTGNKSYSLNNEEVVALYNRSSQEIGEVKTYTTQESWDSKGEDYLLAVFSLNSLPKNIAIQEVKLTHIFWKDAANTKNLIQSTYSLDKAYNDTWHTDWQMPAPVDISASPTGEEIVQKIDLTSVITSLIDLQPLAVKFQVQSEETLEEEVAKTTHDLLTLSVSYNRLPSIELIQPEDKTGFGVYTEEEEGYPASRPVFKWQVSDPDGDQLVSRWQLVEKKDFVCDFSTPLLDKELIVETEYQPQSDLAEGLYCWRVGVSDDGGLNYQWSDSYEFSIDITSPPALSEVRIDPSPSKKFNNINKPHIWGKFEAKDSDSVVAVVSFLNTGLDEGYFYFIPRKNDGFDSLDPNTLLFYGKGLTATSLSQVSLQQAKEDNWQEAKYLKDGIYKVVAFALDGVANSSELKDWIVFDELYRLDTKAPSAPLVSLELREGKIVVSWQAVEDGIYYEVYRDNKLVAYTNSLMFVEENLPQGTKYTYWVVAVDQAGNRSRPSNSVDIYIPEPRVSSTSYQQPAVSYTPSVLVPEVQAKTQVPPKTEEDQSIEPEGQVRGEEEAKGFNWALLVAIILGIVLVVGGGMYWWYTREEDEI; encoded by the coding sequence TTCAAACTGTTAAAGCTAAAGAGAGAATAAAATTAAGCAGTTTGTCTCAAGATTTTGGTCCAACCTCAGTTTTAGATTTAACCGGAAATAAAAGCTATAGTCTAAATAATGAAGAGGTTGTGGCGCTTTATAATCGTTCTTCACAAGAAATTGGGGAAGTAAAAACCTATACCACCCAAGAAAGTTGGGATTCAAAAGGAGAAGATTATCTTTTGGCGGTTTTTTCTTTAAATAGTTTGCCTAAAAATATAGCTATCCAAGAAGTAAAGCTGACTCATATTTTTTGGAAAGATGCGGCCAACACTAAAAATTTAATCCAAAGCACTTATTCTTTAGATAAGGCTTATAATGACACTTGGCATACTGATTGGCAGATGCCAGCACCAGTTGATATTAGTGCTTCTCCTACAGGGGAAGAGATCGTCCAAAAAATTGATTTAACCTCAGTGATCACTTCTTTAATTGATTTACAGCCACTGGCAGTAAAATTCCAAGTCCAAAGTGAAGAAACCCTAGAAGAGGAGGTAGCCAAAACTACCCACGATCTTTTAACTCTTTCTGTTTCTTACAACCGCCTTCCTTCAATTGAGCTAATTCAGCCAGAAGATAAGACAGGTTTTGGCGTTTATACCGAAGAAGAGGAGGGTTATCCGGCTTCTCGCCCTGTTTTTAAGTGGCAGGTGAGTGATCCTGACGGAGACCAGCTTGTTTCCCGTTGGCAATTAGTAGAGAAAAAAGATTTTGTTTGCGACTTTTCTACTCCTCTTTTAGACAAAGAGCTGATTGTGGAAACTGAGTATCAACCCCAAAGTGATTTGGCTGAAGGTTTGTACTGTTGGCGTGTAGGAGTTTCAGATGATGGTGGCCTAAATTATCAGTGGAGCGATAGTTATGAGTTTTCAATTGATATTACTTCTCCGCCAGCTCTCTCTGAGGTAAGAATAGATCCTTCTCCTTCAAAGAAGTTTAATAATATAAACAAACCTCATATTTGGGGTAAATTTGAGGCAAAAGATAGTGATTCAGTGGTGGCAGTTGTCAGCTTTTTAAATACAGGTTTAGACGAGGGCTATTTCTATTTTATCCCCCGCAAAAATGATGGTTTTGATTCCCTTGATCCTAATACCTTGCTTTTTTACGGCAAAGGTTTAACTGCTACCAGTTTATCTCAAGTCTCACTTCAGCAGGCAAAGGAAGATAACTGGCAAGAAGCAAAGTATCTTAAAGATGGTATTTATAAAGTGGTGGCTTTTGCTTTAGATGGTGTGGCTAATAGCAGTGAGCTAAAGGATTGGATTGTGTTTGACGAGCTTTACCGTTTGGACACCAAAGCGCCTTCAGCGCCTTTGGTCTCCCTTGAGCTGCGAGAAGGAAAGATTGTTGTTTCTTGGCAGGCAGTTGAAGATGGTATTTATTATGAAGTTTATCGAGACAACAAATTAGTTGCCTATACCAATTCTTTGATGTTTGTGGAAGAAAATCTGCCACAAGGCACTAAGTACACCTATTGGGTTGTAGCTGTTGATCAAGCAGGTAATCGCAGTCGGCCAAGCAATAGCGTAGATATTTATATTCCTGAGCCAAGAGTTTCCAGCACTAGTTATCAGCAGCCGGCAGTAAGTTATACACCCTCTGTTCTTGTCCCTGAAGTCCAAGCTAAAACTCAAGTTCCGCCTAAAACTGAAGAGGATCAATCTATAGAGCCAGAGGGTCAAGTGCGAGGAGAAGAAGAGGCAAAAGGTTTTAACTGGGCGTTATTAGTAGCCATAATATTAGGCATAGTTTTAGTTGTGGGTGGAGGAATGTACTGGTGGTATACCCGTGAAGAGGATGAAATTTAA
- a CDS encoding lamin tail domain-containing protein, which produces MKALSLKKSGAVGKKEKIKRKMLKHFARLLFLLGLIGLNSAVVFAFFNDSIVSSNRFSAASDYFVHPEDFVKINEVYPYAFADSKEQIELFNPTTVSVSLSNCSLLDGANHLIQISSFTIPVNGYLVLSLPISILNNSGDELRFICDNQVKDKVAWGDWDDGNLSDNAPNPDQGETIGRYPNGKDTGVDSNDFVKMTPSLGTSNHL; this is translated from the coding sequence ATGAAGGCTTTAAGCTTAAAGAAGAGTGGCGCCGTTGGCAAAAAAGAAAAAATAAAAAGAAAAATGCTTAAGCACTTTGCTCGTTTATTATTTTTATTGGGATTAATTGGTTTAAATTCTGCTGTTGTTTTTGCTTTTTTTAATGATTCGATTGTTTCCAGCAATCGTTTTTCTGCTGCTAGCGATTACTTTGTTCATCCAGAGGATTTTGTGAAGATCAATGAAGTTTATCCTTATGCTTTTGCTGACAGTAAAGAACAGATAGAGCTTTTTAATCCTACTACTGTTTCTGTTTCCTTGAGCAACTGTTCTTTGCTTGATGGAGCTAATCATCTTATCCAAATCTCCTCTTTTACAATTCCGGTAAATGGTTATCTGGTTTTATCTTTGCCTATATCTATTTTGAATAACTCCGGTGATGAACTGCGCTTTATCTGTGATAATCAGGTAAAAGATAAGGTTGCTTGGGGTGATTGGGATGATGGCAATTTAAGTGATAATGCTCCTAATCCTGATCAAGGAGAGACTATTGGTCGCTATCCGAATGGCAAAGACACTGGTGTGGACAGCAACGATTTTGTCAAAATGACTCCTAGTTTGGGTACAAGTAATCATTTATAA
- a CDS encoding signal peptidase I, producing MSSKKRWPKIKNKAKAYFSKKWGWLLLYLVIVIFALVVLSSRYGLLGFRLYSVRSGSMEPALPKGSLVLVKEDISIQKGDIITFYTGFKNNTITHRVVEIQEEGDTVFYQTKGDANNAPDSLKIAADKIVGKVIGSVPCVGYIIAFAQSFIGIMLLIVVPSLIIIIDEGFKLKEEWRRWQKRKNKKKNA from the coding sequence ATGTCTAGTAAAAAAAGATGGCCAAAAATTAAAAACAAAGCAAAAGCTTACTTTAGCAAAAAGTGGGGGTGGTTGCTTCTTTATCTTGTTATCGTTATTTTTGCTTTGGTTGTTTTGAGTTCCAGATATGGTTTATTAGGTTTTAGGCTTTATAGCGTGCGCAGCGGCTCTATGGAGCCTGCTTTACCCAAAGGGAGTTTGGTATTGGTTAAAGAAGATATTTCCATTCAAAAAGGTGATATTATTACTTTTTATACTGGTTTTAAAAACAACACTATTACTCACAGAGTGGTAGAGATACAAGAAGAGGGAGATACGGTTTTTTACCAAACTAAAGGAGATGCAAATAATGCCCCTGACTCATTAAAGATTGCTGCTGATAAGATAGTGGGTAAAGTTATTGGTTCTGTTCCCTGTGTTGGCTATATTATTGCTTTTGCGCAAAGTTTTATTGGTATTATGCTTTTGATAGTTGTTCCCAGTTTAATTATTATTATTGATGAAGGCTTTAAGCTTAAAGAAGAGTGGCGCCGTTGGCAAAAAAGAAAAAATAAAAAGAAAAATGCTTAA
- a CDS encoding septum formation initiator family protein gives MVNFGRYGWIKKFWGWLFALAAIGYIIFIFARTSYRNFVINRKIYRLQKEVELAQEENLRLKNLVAYYRSDSYKERMARALLNYKKPEEKVIAFPYQPPQKEEFKFQDKKVDTRPNYKKWWDFLSGSS, from the coding sequence ATGGTTAATTTTGGACGTTACGGTTGGATTAAAAAATTTTGGGGGTGGTTATTTGCATTAGCGGCTATTGGCTATATAATTTTTATTTTTGCTAGAACCTCTTACCGCAATTTTGTTATTAATAGGAAAATATATCGTCTACAAAAAGAGGTAGAGCTTGCTCAGGAGGAAAATTTAAGACTTAAGAATTTAGTAGCTTACTACCGCTCTGATTCTTATAAAGAGAGGATGGCTCGGGCTTTGCTTAATTATAAAAAACCTGAGGAAAAAGTTATTGCTTTTCCTTATCAACCCCCCCAGAAAGAAGAATTTAAATTTCAGGACAAAAAAGTAGATACGCGGCCAAACTATAAAAAATGGTGGGATTTTTTATCTGGATCTAGTTAA